ATTTCTTCCTCCACTGCAGCCCACCCGGCATCTTCCCGAGAAGAACGAGAGATGCGAGAAGGGCGACATGACGGGGACGTATCAAACCCTCACGGTGGACTTGCCGGACGGGGACTCAGAGGCGGCGCAGGATCTGCTCCACGACGTGGGCGTGCTGGGACTGGAAGTGAGGGATCGCGAGGGGCCCACCATGCCCGGCGTCCGGGCGCCCGCGCCAGGCGAGGCCATCCTCGTGGCCTACTTCGAGGACGCCGAGACGGCCGAGGACGCCCGCGCCCAGCTCGCCGAGAGCTTCCCCTCGGCCAGGCTGCAGCTCGCCGAGGAGGCCCAGCAGGACTGGAGCAACGCCTGGAAGGTCCACATCAAGTCCGTCCAGGTGGGCCGGCTGTGGGTGGGTCCCCCCTGGGAAGTCGCCCAGGCCCCGGCCGACCGGGTGCGCCTCGTCATCGAGCCGAAGATGGCCTTTGGCACCGGCGACCACCCCACCACCTCGCTCTGTCTGGGTGCGGTGGATGACTACATGGCCACCCATCCGGGCGCGAGCGTGCTGGACGTGGGCACGGGGACGGGAGTGCTGGCCATCGCCGCGAAGAAGCTGGGAGCCGGGCGCGTGGTGGGCACGGACAACGATCCGGTGTCGGTGGAGCTCGCCCGGGAGAACGCCGAGGTCAACGCGACCCCTGGACTGGAGTTGTCCGGCAAGAGCCTCGACGCGGTGGACGGCGTCTTCGACCTGGTGGTGGCCAACATCCTCGCCAACACGCTCATCGAGCTGGCGCCGCTCATCGTCTCGCGGGTGAAGGACAAGCTGCTGCTGGCGGGCGTGCTCGCGCACCAGAAGGCGGACGTGGAGGCGGCCTACGTGAAGCTCGGCCTGGTGGCCGAGCCGGGTGCCCAGCAGGGCGAGTGGGTGCGGCTGGACTTCCACCGGGGTTAGACTCTCCCCATGCTGAGACCACGGACCCAGGCCCTGTTCGACGAGTATTACTCCTCGCACCAGCACCCCACCAACCGCCTCACCCACAAGATCGCCATCCCGGTCATCGTCCTGCACATCGTGGCGATGCTGGATTGGGTGCGGCTGGTGCCCGTGCCGGCACTGCCCGGCGGCGTGCTGACGCTCGCCATGGTGGGCTGGTTCACCAGCCTGCTCTGGTACCTGCGCGCCGACCCGAAGCTGGGCCTCATCGTCTCGGCTTTCATGCTGCTGTGCATCCCGCTCGGACGGCTGCTGCCCGTCTGGACGGTCATCGCGCTCGCCGTGGTGGGCTGGGGCGTGCAGCTCGCCGGCCACTCCGTCTGGGAGAAGAAGTCTCCCTCCTTCCTCACCAACCTCGTCCATGCCCTGGTGGGGCCGCTCTTCTTCGTCGCCGTGCTGACGGGCGACTACAAGCTGCCCGCCGACGCCCACGCCTCGTCCACCGCCGACGGCCGGGACCGCCAGGCCCACACGTAGTCCCCGGCCCCGCTCGGCTGGTGTGCCGCCGTCCAGGCCTGTCCTCCTGGGCTCGGCTCCCCCTCCTTCCACCCCCGTCGGAGACGGCACGGGTTGGCGGGCGCCCGTACGCGCCCGAGATTGTGGGGGGAAGCTCGCAGCGCGAGCCACTCATTCACGCCGAGGACTCATGCCAGGACAGGCCCTTTCGAGACTTCTGGATCGCCTCCCCTTCGGAAGAGGGGTCATCGACGGAGTTCCCCTCGCTCCCCCCTCGCACCTGCCGCACCGCGAGCCCCTCCACGTGTTCCAGGGGTTCGAGTCGCTCCAGGCGGCCACGGGCCCTCGCCAACTGGGCACGGGAGTCACGTTGCTGGTGCACCATCCCCAGCCCCGTCCACCCCGGGACGGGTGCCTGCGCGTGATGACGTACAACATCCTCCTGGGCGGCGAGCGCCGCGCCCTGCTCCAGCACTACTTCGAGCAGCTCGAGGCGAGCGGCCGGATGCCGGACGTCATCGCGCTGCAGGAAGCCAGTCAGCCCACGGCCATGGAGCTCGCGCGCGACTTCGGCTTCCACGTGGCCTACCAGGGCCGCGACATCCACGGGCCCGTGGTCAACGGCAAGGCCATCCTCAGCCGTCACCCCATCGAGGAGGCCGTGCACTTCACCTATGACTTCCCCGCGGACGCGCGCGCGGCGGCCGTCGCGCGCCAGGGCTTCGTGGGCGAGCTGGACGAGGACCGGGGCGCCCTCTTCGCGTTGATCGACGTGCACGGCCGCCCGGTGGCCCTCTACAACGTGCACCACACCCTGGGCGACAGCGGCGTCAACGCCGGTCAGCTCTGGCAGCTCCAGGCGCTCGTGCACGCGCGCGAGGGCGTGCCCTCCATCGCCCTGGGCGACTTCAACGCCAACATCAACGTCAAGCAGCACTACTCGCTCTTGCCCAGCCCCCTGCGCAAGCACGAGCCCACCGAGACCATCCGCGACTACGAGTCGCGCTACGGCGACGTGCACCCCAGCGTGGGCGACTGGGGCGTGGGCAACATCGGCGACGTGCGCGTGCGCCGCGCGCTCCATGCGCTCGAGCACGAGCTGCACGACCCCCTGCGCCGCGCCCGCGAGCTGCGCGTGCGCATGCCGGATGGCTCGCACATGAAACCCGACGAGGCGCGCGAGCTGCTCGTCGCCGGCAAGTACCCGAAGGACTCCGCGCAGTGGATGCGGCTGCAGGACGTGGCCGACATGTCCACCCTCAACTCGCTGCCCAACGGCAACGGCATCGTGCCCTCCACTGGCAAGCGCTTCGACACCTTCTTCGCCACGAAGGAACTCGAGCCCCTGCTGCTCGAGGTGGACCACTCCACCGACGCGTCGGACCATCTGCCCTCGATCGCCGACTTCAAGCTGCGCGACACGCGGCACTGAGCCGGCCCTGGTGGAAGGGGCGGCTTCCTGGTGAAGTCCTTCCCCTTCCCCCCGCTGGAGGACACCCTCGCCGTGGTCCGACTCTTCGTTCCCCTCCCCGAGCCCGCCCCCACCGAGGTGACGCTCTCGGGCGAGCGGCGCCATTACCTCCTGCACGTGCTGAGGCTCGCCGAGGACTCCGTGCTCGAGGTCTTCGACGGCGCCGGCCGCGCCTTCTCCGCGCGCGTGCTCGCGGTCGGGGAGGACGGCGTGCGCCTGGGGCTCGGCGAGGCCCGGCACGCGCCGCCCTCGCGCGAGGTGCACATCCTCCAGGGCCTGCCCAAGGGGGACAAGCTGGAGTGGGTGCTGCAGAAGGGCACCGAGCTGGGCGCCACCGCCTTCCACCCCGTGGCCGCCGCGCGCAGCGTGGTGAAGCTCGAGCCCAAGCGCGCCGAGGAGCGCACCGCGCGCTGGACGAAGATCGTCGAGGAGGCCGCCCGTCAGTGCCGGCGCAACGACGTGCCCCGCGTCCACCCGCCTCGCGCCCTGCTGGAGGCCGCGCGCTCGCTCTCCCCGGACACGCTCCTGCTCGTGCTCGACGAGGAGGAATCCGCCGTTCCCCTGGGCGAGGCCTTCCGCTCGCGTCCCGGCGGCACCCCCGTGGCGCTCGTGGTCGGCCCCGAAGGAGGACTCACCCGCGAGGAGGTGTCCGCCCTCCAGGCGCTCGGCGCACGGCCCGTCACGCTCGGCCGCCGCATCCTGCGCACCGAGACGGCCGCGCTCGCCGCGCTCACCGTCATGGCCCACCTGGATGGGGAACTCGGCTAGCGGCCAGGAACGGAAGCCCTCGTCCCCCACCGTCTGACCGCTCCCCGCTCGCGTTCCTAGGTTTGCCTCGTACGGTCGGTCCACCCAACCCCGAGGGGTTACGCGAGGGAGCGTCTTCTCATGGCCATCTTCGTCGTCTACACGTTCATTGGGCTCGTCATCGGCGTCCTCTCGTTCGTGGCGATGCCCGCCACGCGCCAGGTCGGACTCTGGGGAAGCGTGCTGCTTGGCATGGCGGGAGGCACCCTCGGAGGACTCATCGGCTCGGCCATCGCGCCCACCCACATGCTCGCCAGCCTCAGTCCCATGGGGATCGTGTTGGCCGTCGTCGGCGCCCTCCTCTTCTCGGTCGGAACGATGCTCGTCACCCGCAACCGCCCCGTCACGTGAGGAAGGCGGTCCCGTAGGCCACCAGACGGGGAGGCCTCGGGCTCGCGGCGGTTTTCTTGCTCCCGGCACGGGGAGGGCGTTTCATGCTGCTACAGCCTTCTTCAGCCTGGAGGAAACGTTGTCCAAGTGCCTGAAATGCGGAGCCTCGCTGCCGCCCGTCGGGGACTGCCCCACCTGCGCCGCCGCGTCTCAGTCCGCGGCTCGGGCCGTCCCGAACCTGTTGGACCGGGAGATCAACATCGACCGCCGTCGGCCGGACCGGGGCGCGGACAGCGACAGCGAGGCGGTGACGATTCCGGCGGGACCCCTGCCCCAGCCTCCGGGAATGACCGCTCGCACCACCCCTCCGGGAATGACTCCCGCGCGCGGCCCGGCCCGCACGCCACCTCCACCGGCCCCGTCCGCCCCCTGGTCCGGTGTGGCCACCTCGACTCCCGCCCCCGTGTCCCAGGGCGCTCCCGGCCTGCCCGTCATGCCTCCCCGCTCCCCGTCCCCGGGCCTGCCCGGCGCCGCCCCGCTTCCGTACGCGGCCCGTGAAGAGGACTCCCTCCCGGTCGACATCGACGAGGAGGCACCCGCCCCGAGCGCCCCGCGTGCCGCTCCGCCCGCGGTGAAGCCCGCGGTGAAGCCCGCGACGGACGGAGAAGTCCACGCCCGTCCGGCCTCCCTCTGGCGCCGGCTGCTCGCCTTCGGCGTCGACGCGAGCGCCATCTTCGGCGTGGTCGCTCTCTACCTCCTGCTCGCCTCCTCCGTGGCTGGTGTCCAGGCCCCCTCCACCACCCTCACGGGACTCGACCTGTTCCTCCTCCAGGTCCGCTCCCTCCAGTCGGTGCTGATTCCCGGGGTGATCCTCCTCATCCTCCTGTCACTCGTGTACTGCGCCGTGGCCGCCGTCCTCTGGAATGGCCGCACGTTGGGCCGCAGGTTGCTCGGCCTGAGGCTCGTGGATACCCGCGGACAGGCGCCCGCTCCGGGCCGGGCCGTCGTGCGCGCCCTGCTGGCCAGCGTATCCTTCGGCTTCTTCCTCGCCGGCTTCTGGATGGCCCTCTTCGACCGGCGGGGCCAGACGCTCCACGACAAGCTGACGTCCACCTACGTCGTCCAACCGAGCTGAATGACCTGGGGGGGGAGCGGGTTGACAACGGATTAAAGGATTCGTTGTGCCCGCCTTCCGCGGCTTTAAGATGCCGGACCCCCCATGCCTTCTCAACTCGCCCACACCCTGATCGCCCAGGGACTCCTCCCCCAGGACAAAGCCGAGGAGGCCCTGCGCCATCAAGCGGCGTACGGGGGCGCTCTCGACACCGCCCTGCTGGAGCGCCAGTGGCTCGCCGAGCCCCAGGTGCTCCACGCGCTCGGGGAGGCGTCGGGGCTGCGTCCGGTGAACCTCGCCGACTTCGAGCCCAACGCGGACGTCGCCTCCTTCATCCCTCCGAAGATCGCCGACCGGCTGTGCGTGGTTCCCCTGTCGCTCGATGGCAGCACCCTGCACGTGGCCTGTGGCTACCCGGTGCCCCGCAAGGAGTTGGAAGAGGTCGGCTTCCTGCTCGGCAAGTCGCTGGAACTGTGGGTGGCCACCGAGGTCCGCGTGCGCGAGTGGATCTCCGTCATCTACCGGCTGCCCCTCACGCCCCGCTACAGCGCCGTGCTCGGAATGCTCGACCCCGAGCGGATGGGCGTCACTCCGCCTCCTCCCGCCCCGGCGCTCACCCCGCCTCCCCCGCCACCCAGGCCCGAGGGGGAGGACGCCGCCCTCACCCTGGAAATGGTGGAGCGGCTCGCACGCACGGTGGCCTCCGAGCCCGTCCCCTTCGAGCGGACCCTCGAGGCGCCCACCGTCCCGCAGCCTCCGCCCCAGCGAGCCCCGGCACCCACCGCCCCGGCCCCCGTCGCGCGTCCCGCTCCCGCCGCGCCGCCTCCGTCCGCGCCCGCCCGTGAGCCCCTGCGGCTGAACATGACCGAACCCGCGCGTCCCGCGGCGCCTCCCCAGCAGGTGCCCCCCGCCGCGCGCCCTCCGCCTCCGGCCCAGGCCGCTCCGCCTCCCCAGGCCGCGCGTCCTCCGCCTCCCGCCCAAGGCGCTCCGCCTCCCCAGGCCATGCGTCCTCCGCATCCCAGCCAGGGCGCTCCGCCTCCCGCCCAGGGCGCTCCGCCTCCCCAGGCCATGCGTCCTCCGGGCCCTGCCCAGGCCGCGCCCCCCATGCAGGCCGCGCGTCCTCCGCCTCCCGCCCAGGCCGCGCCTCCCATGCAGGCGGCTCCGCCTCCCCAGGCCGCGCGTCCTCCGCCTCCCGCCCAGGCCGCGCCTCCCACCCAGGCCGCGCCTCCCGCCCAGGCCCAGCCGCCGCGGACCTCTCCTCCGACCATCCTGATGGCGGCCCTTCCTCCCGAGGTGGCCGCGCCTCCCGCGCGTCCGCTTCCTCCGGCCATGACCCCCGCGCCGGAGCCCACCGCGCCGAGAAGTGACGACGTGCCGGAGTGGACGCTCGCCCAGGCGCGCGCCGCCCTCAAGGAGTCCACGCGCGACCGCGACCGGCTCATCGACAACG
The Cystobacter fuscus DSM 2262 DNA segment above includes these coding regions:
- a CDS encoding 16S rRNA (uracil(1498)-N(3))-methyltransferase; this translates as MVRLFVPLPEPAPTEVTLSGERRHYLLHVLRLAEDSVLEVFDGAGRAFSARVLAVGEDGVRLGLGEARHAPPSREVHILQGLPKGDKLEWVLQKGTELGATAFHPVAAARSVVKLEPKRAEERTARWTKIVEEAARQCRRNDVPRVHPPRALLEAARSLSPDTLLLVLDEEESAVPLGEAFRSRPGGTPVALVVGPEGGLTREEVSALQALGARPVTLGRRILRTETAALAALTVMAHLDGELG
- a CDS encoding DUF962 domain-containing protein, whose amino-acid sequence is MLRPRTQALFDEYYSSHQHPTNRLTHKIAIPVIVLHIVAMLDWVRLVPVPALPGGVLTLAMVGWFTSLLWYLRADPKLGLIVSAFMLLCIPLGRLLPVWTVIALAVVGWGVQLAGHSVWEKKSPSFLTNLVHALVGPLFFVAVLTGDYKLPADAHASSTADGRDRQAHT
- a CDS encoding 50S ribosomal protein L11 methyltransferase translates to MTGTYQTLTVDLPDGDSEAAQDLLHDVGVLGLEVRDREGPTMPGVRAPAPGEAILVAYFEDAETAEDARAQLAESFPSARLQLAEEAQQDWSNAWKVHIKSVQVGRLWVGPPWEVAQAPADRVRLVIEPKMAFGTGDHPTTSLCLGAVDDYMATHPGASVLDVGTGTGVLAIAAKKLGAGRVVGTDNDPVSVELARENAEVNATPGLELSGKSLDAVDGVFDLVVANILANTLIELAPLIVSRVKDKLLLAGVLAHQKADVEAAYVKLGLVAEPGAQQGEWVRLDFHRG
- a CDS encoding RDD family protein — encoded protein: MSKCLKCGASLPPVGDCPTCAAASQSAARAVPNLLDREINIDRRRPDRGADSDSEAVTIPAGPLPQPPGMTARTTPPGMTPARGPARTPPPPAPSAPWSGVATSTPAPVSQGAPGLPVMPPRSPSPGLPGAAPLPYAAREEDSLPVDIDEEAPAPSAPRAAPPAVKPAVKPATDGEVHARPASLWRRLLAFGVDASAIFGVVALYLLLASSVAGVQAPSTTLTGLDLFLLQVRSLQSVLIPGVILLILLSLVYCAVAAVLWNGRTLGRRLLGLRLVDTRGQAPAPGRAVVRALLASVSFGFFLAGFWMALFDRRGQTLHDKLTSTYVVQPS
- a CDS encoding GlsB/YeaQ/YmgE family stress response membrane protein, with product MAIFVVYTFIGLVIGVLSFVAMPATRQVGLWGSVLLGMAGGTLGGLIGSAIAPTHMLASLSPMGIVLAVVGALLFSVGTMLVTRNRPVT
- a CDS encoding endonuclease/exonuclease/phosphatase family protein gives rise to the protein MFQGFESLQAATGPRQLGTGVTLLVHHPQPRPPRDGCLRVMTYNILLGGERRALLQHYFEQLEASGRMPDVIALQEASQPTAMELARDFGFHVAYQGRDIHGPVVNGKAILSRHPIEEAVHFTYDFPADARAAAVARQGFVGELDEDRGALFALIDVHGRPVALYNVHHTLGDSGVNAGQLWQLQALVHAREGVPSIALGDFNANINVKQHYSLLPSPLRKHEPTETIRDYESRYGDVHPSVGDWGVGNIGDVRVRRALHALEHELHDPLRRARELRVRMPDGSHMKPDEARELLVAGKYPKDSAQWMRLQDVADMSTLNSLPNGNGIVPSTGKRFDTFFATKELEPLLLEVDHSTDASDHLPSIADFKLRDTRH